One Mya arenaria isolate MELC-2E11 chromosome 7, ASM2691426v1 genomic window carries:
- the LOC128240400 gene encoding mucin-2-like yields MRFCQLQTFFILASAFYGIYRVTSLQHGDVCTCNTQSPSTKSSSSSTSPSTTQKLTTSTSNNETTTTLPDTTTTSLTSTTTFPDTTTTSATSSTTLPDTTITSPTSTTLPDTTATSPTSTTTLAETTTTSPTSTTTLPDTTTTSPTSTTTLPDTTTTSPTSCTTLPETTTTAPTSITTPSDTTTTATTSTTTEPDTTTTAPTSTTTLPDTTTTSPTSTTTLPDTTTTSPTSTTTPPDTTTTAPTYTTTLPDTTTTAPTSTTTLSDTTTTAPTSTTTEPDTTTTAPTSTTTPPDTTTTAPTSTTSPPDTTTTAPTSTTTPPDTTTTAPTSTTIVPDTTTTGPTSATINVTTIRRKKRDANERERSGFWRNGHCDCNKHASSSFNIGSVTVSIQLQLSLTKATFNESMKLTYELEFKDLLTQLYKNTDKFQRINIIDVKKGSIVCDYEVICQGDVNLTDIKKTTSGMADADHPTNFTFCKDCALAVNRTSIEHALQNGNVVSQLPPYNY; encoded by the exons ATGCGATTTTGTCAGTTACAGACGTTCTTTATCTTAG CTTCTGCTTTTTATGGAATATACAGAGTAACTTCATTGCAACATGGAGATGTTTGTACATGCAATACACAAAGCCCTTCAACAAAATCAAGCTCATCCTCTACGTCCCCTTCTACGACTCAAAAGCTTACTACTTCTACAAGCAATAATGAAACAACTACCACTCTACCAGATACAACTACCACATCACTGACTTCTACTACCACTTTTCCAGATACAACTACTACATCAGCGACTTCTTCTACCACTCTACCAGACACAACTATCACATCACCGACTTCTACCACTCTACCAGATACAACCGCCACATCACCGACTTCTACTACCACTCTAGCAGAAACAACTACCACATCACCGACTTCTACTACCACTCTTCCAGATACAACTACCACATCACCGACCTCTACTACCACTTTACCAGATACAACTACCACATCACCGACTTCTTGTACCACTCTTCCAGAAACAACTACCACAGCACCGACTTCTATTACCACTCCATCAGATACAACTACAACAGCAACGACTTCTACTACCACTGAACCAGATACAACTACAACAGCACCGACTTCTACTACCACTCTTCCAGATACAACTACCACATCACCGACTTCTACTACCACTCTACCAGATACAACTACCACATCACCGACTTCTACTACCACTCCACCAGATACAACTACAACAGCACCGACTTATACTACCACTCTTCCAGATACAACAACTACAGCACCGACTTCTACTACAACTCTTTCAGATACAACTACTACAGCACCGACTTCTACTACCACTGAACCAGATACAACTACCACTGCACCGACTTCTACTACCACTCCACCAGATACAACTACCACTGCACCGACTTCTACTACCTCTCCACCAGATACAACTACCACTGCACCGACTTCTACTACCACTCCACCAGATACAACTACCACTGCACCGACTTCTACTACCATTGTACCAGATACAACTACAACAGGACCGACTTCTGCTACCATTAATGTAACAACTATTAGAAGAAAGAAGCGGGATGCAAACGAGAGAGAACGATCTGGTTTCTGGAGAAATGGGCATTGTGATTGCAATAAACATGCATCTTCAAGTTTCAATATCG GTAGTGTAACCGTCTCCATACAGCTGCAATTATCATTAACAAAAGCGACGTTTAATGAATCGATGAAGTTGACATACGAACTTGAATTTAAAGACCTG CTCACTCAGTTATACAAAAATACGGACAAGTTTCAACGAATAAACATAATAGACGTGAA AAAGGGAAGTATTGTCTGTGACTATGAAGTCATTTGCCAAGGAGACGTAAATCTCACGGATATAAAGAAAACTACAAGTGGCATGGCAGATGCAGATCATCCTACGAATTTTACTTTTTGCAAGGATTGTGCCCTGGCTGTAAATAGAACGTCTATCGAACACGCTTTGCAGAACGGTAATGTAGTTTCTCAGTTGCCGCCgtacaattattga